In one window of Pseudoalteromonas espejiana DSM 9414 DNA:
- the pnuC gene encoding nicotinamide riboside transporter PnuC yields the protein MDFLTQTLSGFTAMSHWEYIAVVLSIAYLLLAIKESLWCWPAAFLSTLIYTIMYWNGALLMESLLNFYYMYMAVFGWMVWRKGKTDNISITSWSMNRHGILISATTVAAVIIGYVMQNYTHADFAYLDSFTTCFAVVTTYLVAKKVLENWLYWIVIDAASMYLYYEKGYYPTLALFIFYTIMAAWGFKTWYEEYEQSQAKPLAQL from the coding sequence ATGGACTTTTTAACGCAAACCTTAAGTGGTTTTACAGCAATGTCGCACTGGGAATATATTGCGGTAGTGTTGTCTATTGCTTATTTATTACTAGCAATAAAAGAAAGCTTATGGTGCTGGCCTGCCGCATTTTTAAGTACGCTTATTTACACCATAATGTACTGGAATGGCGCATTACTTATGGAGTCTTTGCTTAACTTTTATTATATGTATATGGCTGTATTTGGCTGGATGGTGTGGCGTAAAGGCAAAACCGATAATATAAGTATTACGTCGTGGTCCATGAATCGCCACGGCATACTTATAAGTGCAACCACAGTGGCGGCAGTTATTATTGGTTACGTAATGCAAAATTATACGCACGCTGATTTTGCTTACCTTGATAGCTTTACTACCTGCTTTGCAGTTGTAACGACTTATTTAGTTGCTAAAAAGGTGCTCGAAAACTGGTTATACTGGATAGTGATTGATGCGGCCTCTATGTACTTATATTACGAAAAAGGCTACTACCCAACGCTTGCGCTCTTTATTTTTTACACCATTATGGCCGCGTGGGGCTTTAAAACCTGGTACGAAGAATACGAGCAAAGCCAGGCTAAACCGCTGGCCCAACTGTAG
- a CDS encoding phosphotransferase, whose protein sequence is MSRNPTIAALCSEFVAPKQVLHTIKLFNGLSNDNYLIKTAKQNYLFKCYKAHWPHIGLQAQTMLSQYNVCPKPIWLDEAHRHAAFTYIDGDIATNTYSLDLINKLARVHSCGITTPPMDIAKEVMYYSNSDIYQQYNTLIEHALSTLSTMPVDSGFCHNDLVKDNIIVNAQGMYLIDFEYAQTNDVYFDLAALAISLELNAKEEHTLLDEYKAQRKAQSSFYCSVEKLCYFKVVFLMLCIGWYEQRAVKSKANTLRAQLKQLVNCIKY, encoded by the coding sequence ATGAGTCGTAACCCAACTATTGCAGCGCTATGCAGTGAATTTGTAGCACCTAAGCAGGTGCTACACACTATAAAACTGTTTAACGGATTAAGTAATGACAATTACTTAATCAAAACCGCAAAGCAAAACTACTTATTTAAATGCTATAAAGCACATTGGCCTCATATTGGCTTGCAGGCGCAAACTATGCTTAGCCAGTATAATGTTTGCCCTAAGCCTATTTGGCTTGATGAGGCGCACAGGCACGCTGCATTTACATATATTGATGGCGACATAGCCACAAACACTTATTCCCTCGATTTAATCAATAAACTGGCACGTGTGCATAGTTGCGGTATTACTACGCCACCTATGGATATTGCAAAAGAAGTGATGTATTACAGCAACAGTGATATTTATCAGCAATACAACACACTTATTGAGCATGCGCTTAGCACACTAAGCACCATGCCGGTTGATAGCGGTTTTTGTCATAACGATTTAGTAAAAGACAATATAATAGTCAATGCGCAGGGTATGTATTTAATCGACTTTGAATACGCGCAAACTAACGATGTGTACTTTGATTTAGCTGCGCTGGCTATCAGCCTTGAGCTTAATGCAAAAGAGGAGCACACACTGCTTGATGAATATAAAGCGCAGCGTAAAGCGCAAAGTAGCTTTTACTGCAGCGTTGAAAAGCTGTGTTATTTTAAGGTGGTGTTTTTGATGTTGTGTATAGGGTGGTATGAGCAGCGCGCTGTAAAAAGTAAGGCTAATACGTTGCGCGCGCAGCTAAAACAATTGGTTAATTGTATAAAATACTAA